A window of Lepidochelys kempii isolate rLepKem1 chromosome 1, rLepKem1.hap2, whole genome shotgun sequence contains these coding sequences:
- the LOC140902599 gene encoding fibrinogen-like protein 1, protein MNTMRSWLLLLLLLVNLCSPAPRLSDKDICLLDNTKLQRRLKLLQDLLQLCELQLKDILGNNYHGAKSKFFSGRRSIQPEILLPTTSGNLIVYDQDCSAVFNSRKIENGYYRIRPRADREPFLVYCDMSDGGGWTVIQRRSNGKENFDRKWADYKQGFGQFQGKNDEYWLGNDHIYDLLVREKNSLKIDLMDWQGERRYAIYENFQIKNEQDNYRLWVGTYSGNAGDALSGGSNFEEQWSASLSGMPFSTSDKDHDRFLAGNCAQENKCGWWFNRCHAANLNGQYYKTGNYTGRHDNGVVWSTWRGLWYSLKYTAMKIRLPSFVDIGSGHGESS, encoded by the exons ATGAATACAATGAGATCCTGGTTGCTGTTGCTACTTCTGCTTGTGAACTTGTGTTCACCTGCACCTCGACTTTCG gaTAAGGACATCTGCCTGTTAGACAACACTAAATTACAACGGAGGCTAAAACTGCTCCAAGACTTGCTTCAGTTGTGTGAATTACAGCTGAAGGACATCTTAGGGAACAACTATCATGGAGCAAAGAGCAAGTTCTTCTCAGGCAGGAGGAGCATACAGCCTGAAATACTTTTACCCACAACTAGTGGAAACTTGATAGTCTACGATCAAG ATTGCTCTGCAGTGTTTAACAGCAGAAAAATCGAAAATGGATACTACCGAATCAGGCCCAGAGCAGACCGAGAACCTTTCCTGGTGTACTGTGACATGTCTGATGGAGGGGGATGGACTGTAATCCAGCGACGCAGTAATGGCAAAGAAAATTTTGACAG GAAATGGGCTGATTACAAACAAGGATTTGGACAGTTCCAGGGCAAGAATGATGAATACTGGCTGGGCAATGACCACATTTATGATCTGCTGGTTAGAG AGAAAAACTCACTAAAAATTGACCTGATGGACTGGCAAGGAGAAAGACGATATGCAATCTATGAAAACTTCCAGATCAAGAATGAGCAG GACAATTACAGGTTATGGGTTGGCACCTATTCTGGTAATGCTGGTGATGCTCTGTCTGGCGGGAGTAACTTTGAAGAGCAGTGGTCAGCATCTCTCAGTGGAATGCCATTCTCCACATCAGACAAGGATCATGATAGATTCCTAGCAGGCAACTGTGCACAAGAGAACAAGTGTGGCTGGTGGTTTAACAG ATGCCACGCAGCAAATCTCAATGGACAATATTATAAAACAGGAAACTACACAGGACGCCATGACAATGGAGTGGTTTGGTCAACGTGGCGTGGGTTGTGGTACTCCCTGAAATACACAGCCATGAAAATCAGGCTTCCATCTTTTGTTGACATAGGGAGTGGACATGGTGAAAGCAGCTAG